GACGCCGCACACCGCCGCGGCGCCGAAGGCGGGAAAGGTGACGGTGGTGCCGAATCCCTACAAGGCTCAGGCGGGCTGGGATCGGCCGGCGGTGTTCGGCGATCCGCTGCCGCGCCACGTCGACTTCATGCATCTGCCGGCAGGCGTCAGCACCATCAAGATCTACACGCTGGCCGGCGACTTCGTGGCGCAGCTGATACATGACGGCCGCAGTGGGGACGGACAGGAGCCGTGGAATCTGATCTCGCGCAACGGGCAGGACGTCGAGTCGGGCGTCTACCTGTTCACGGTGGATTCGAGCCAGGGACACCAGATCGGCAAGTTCGTGCTGATCCGATGAGACCGGCCCTACAACTGCGCTCGAATCCCCGCGTGAATGGGCCACACCGAGACATTGCCGACGCTCACATACTCGGGAGCGGTGCAGATCCACAGCACCATCGCGGCGACGTCGGCGTTCTCGAGATTGCGATCGCGCTCCTCGCTGCCCGGCGCGATCGGCCGGCCGGCGGAGTTCATGTTGTGCGGATGGACGATGCTGACCCGCACGTGATGCGGCTTCACCTCCAGCGCCGCCGATTCGAGCAGTCCGCGCAGTCCCCACTTGCTCGCGGCGTAAGCGGCGGAGCCCGGCTGGCCCACCAGCCCTCCCAGCGACGAGATGCCAACCACGATGCCGCGCTTCTGCTGGATGAGCCAGGGCAGCGTGTGCCGCAGCGTGAGGAACGCGCCCTTGAGGTTGAGATC
This DNA window, taken from Candidatus Sulfotelmatobacter sp., encodes the following:
- a CDS encoding SDR family NAD(P)-dependent oxidoreductase is translated as MKLENQVALITGASHGLGLAIARALSGEGAAIAALARGGEKLDEAVASLRAAGARAIAAPADVTRDSEVAGAVKTTLEQWGRLDLVVLNAGTWAGAPIHETTEPQWDALLDLNLKGAFLTLRHTLPWLIQQKRGIVVGISSLGGLVGQPGSAAYAASKWGLRGLLESAALEVKPHHVRVSIVHPHNMNSAGRPIAPGSEERDRNLENADVAAMVLWICTAPEYVSVGNVSVWPIHAGIRAQL